In Sander vitreus isolate 19-12246 chromosome 7, sanVit1, whole genome shotgun sequence, a genomic segment contains:
- the l1cama gene encoding neural cell adhesion molecule L1.2 isoform X1, translating to MPHTQRQQVCSRGQCSSRLLPLLLLLLSLAAQPSQAAIHIPSNYHISDLKRPPMIITHPESVTVFSVEDLVMSCEASGNPLPIFRWTKDGEEFDPGSDPELKVSERPGSFAFYTLSNSMDNLKQYQAKYVCYASNELGTAVSNEATLTTDVPPSQQKEKKVNVKSEEGNSIVLKCNPPQSSMEPIIHWMDWRLHHIQLSERVVVGKDGNLYFAHLTTEDNRNDYTCNVQYLATRTILAKEPITLTVNPSNSVLRNRRPHMMKPTGSHSTYHALRGQTVELECIVQGLPTPQVSWLKKDGEKSESRTIEEMFNRRLRISNISESDGGEYQCIAENSQGKASHTYTVAVEAAPYWIKEPPSQLYAPGETVRLDCLADGIPSPTISWTINGIPLSAIDKDSRRSLTASGSLILKDVNFGDTAIYQCQASNKHGTILINTNVYVIELPPQILTEDGNTYTVPEGKKALLECETFGSPKPKVIWESSSTSSLLADPRMNPLTNGVLEISNVTHDDSGFYTCSVQNTNLSVSVELEVLNRTVILSPPQDLKVQRGNTTIFTCLALVDPKLGSPQIQWRKNDKKIFDSHINEKYTVDGPELKITNVEADDEAVYTCQVITKLDMAEASGTLTIWDSPDPPVLLQITDPKRRAVTLSWTPGDDHNSPVLEYVVEFEDQGSKERGWEELKRVMGNKERASLPLWPYMSYRFRVIAINYVGKSDPSRPSEIHNTPAEAPDNNPEDVRSVSEDPDTLVITWEEMDKRNFNGPDFKYRVFWRRVVGSGPNWHTNYTTTSPFTVKDIGNFSAFEIKVQAVNGKGDGPEPDPVIGYSGENVPLEAPTNVGVELMNSTTIKVNWRPVDKETVRGHLLGYKIYLTRIGSRGHHRGRRSREPESTVVVETGPSEEKKVISDLRPYSHYALAVTVFNSKGEGPPSETMPFKTDEGVPGPPMSLMLDSPSETEMTLHWTPPGHPNGVLIGYLLQYQQIVESDDSPMQVETIDDPTVIHLTLKGLDHYSHYRFFVRGRTAAGDGEPIMREGATTLDGVPPADIHLSVGENFVNLSWVAKKRHRNVCFQVHYLNKNDGSKLKKTEKVNSSQSFYQLQGLTPGSHYHLLFTYSNTTFFETEIKTEGTGVTEVQPSFATQGWFIGVVSAIVLLLLILLILCFIKRSKGGKYSVKDKEEGPMDSEARPMKDETFGEYSDLEEKCTASLPSLGEESKLCSEDNLDFNGSSAITTELNMDESLVSQFSRPSEGPEALHGLPDNSLLNPTNGMPNSVTILD from the exons TCAAGAGGCCTCCAATGATCATCACACATCCGGAGTCTGTCACCGTCTTTAGTGTTGAAGACCTCGTCATGAGCTGTGAAGCCTCCGGCAACCCTCTACCCAT TTTCCGATGGACAAAGGATGGAGAGGAGTTTGACCCAGGCAGTGACCCAGAGCTGAAGGTTTCTGAGCGCCCTGGCTCATTCGCATTCTACACACTCAGTAATTCTATGGACAACCTGAAGCAGTACCAAGCCAAATATGTCTGCTATGCATCCAATGAGCTGGGGACAGCCGTCTCTAACGAGGCCACACTCACCACTGATG TTCCCCCATCccagcagaaagaaaaaaaggtgaaTGTGAAGTCTGAAGAGGGAAACAGTATTGTTCTGAAGTGTAACCCCCCGCAGAGCTCTATGGAGCCTATCATTCACTGGATGGACTGGA GGCTACACCATATCCAACTGAGTGAACGGGTGGTGGTGGGGAAGGATGGCAACCTATACTTTGCCCATCTGACAACTGAAGACAACAGGAATGACTACACCTGCAATGTCCAGTACCTGGCGACACGCACCATTCTGGCAAAGGAACCCATCACTCTGACTGTAAACCCCT CCAACTCTGTACTGCGGAACAGGAGGCCCCACATGATGAAACCTACTGGAAGCCACAGCACTTACCATGCTCTCAGGGGCCAGACTGTGGAGCTTGAGTGCATCGTCCAAggcct tCCAACTCCCCAAGTTTCGTGGCTGAAGAAGGATGGCGAGAAGTCTGAATCTCGGACCATTGAAGAAATGTTCAACCGCCGCCTGCGCATCAGTAATATCTCAGAGAGTGACGGTGGCGAGTACCAGTGTATAGCTGAGAACTCCCAAGGGAAGGCCAGCCACACTTACACTGTGGCTGTGGAAg CGGCTCCCTACTGGATCAAGGAGCCACCCAGTCAGTTATATGCCCCAGGTGAGACAGTCAGACTAGACTGCCTGGCAGACGGCATCCCCTCTCCTACCATCAGCTGGACGATCAACGGGATCCCCCTCTCAG CAATTGACAAGGACTCCAGACGTTCTCTGACAGCAAGCGGATCTCTAATCCTAAAGGATGTAAACTTTGGAGACACTGCCATCTACCAGTGCCAGGCCTCCAACAAACATGGAACCATTCTCATCAACACCAATGTCTACGTCATTG AGCTGCCTCCCCAGATCCTTACTGAGGATGGGAATACATACACAGTTCCAGAGGGCAAGAAGGCTTTACTGGAATGTGAGACCTTTGGCTCTCCTAAACCTAAAGTCATATG ggagagcagcagcaccTCCTCCCTTCTGGCGGATCCCAGAATGAACCCGCTCACCAACGGAGTGCTTGAGATCTCTAATGTCACCCACGACGATTCAGGCTTCTACACCTGCTCTGTACAGAACACCAACTTGTCTGTCAGTGTCGAACTGGAAGTGCTCA ACAGGACAGTGATCCTGTCACCTCCACAGGATCTGAAGGTGCAGCGTGGAAACACAACAATCTTCACTTGTCTGGCCCTTGTTGACCCTAAACTCGGCTCTCCACAAATTCAGTGGAGAAAGAACGATAAAAAGATATTTGACTCCCACATTAATGAAAA ATACACAGTTGATGGACCAGAGCTGAAAATAACTAATGTGGAAGCAGATGATGAGGCTGTGTACACCTGTCAGGTCATCACTAAGCTTGACATGGCTGAAGCCAGTGGCACTCTCACTATATGGG ATAGTCCAGACCCTCCTGTCCTCCTCCAGATCACTGACCCTAAGCGTCGTGCAGTCACCCTCAGCTGGACTCCTGGAGACGACCACAACAGCCCTGTGCTAG agtATGTGGTTGAGTTTGAGGACCAAGGTTCGAAGGAGAGAGGTTGGGAAGAGCTGAAGAGAGTAATGGGAAACAAGGAGCGTGCTAGCCTACCTCTGTGGCCCTATATGTCCTACCGTTTCCGGGTCATTGCCATCAATTATGTGGGAAAGAGTGACCCTAGCAGGCCATCTGAAATCCACAACACACCTGCTGAAG CTCCAGACAATAACCCGGAAGATGTTAGGAGTGTATCTGAAGACCCAGACACTCTGGTCATCACCTGGGAG GAAATGGACAAACGTAACTTCAATGGACCTGACTTCAAGTATCGGGTGTTCTGGAGGCGAGTGGTGGGCAGTGGGCCCAACTGGCACACCAACTACACAACCACATCACCATTCACAGTCAAAGACATTGGCAACTTTTCTGCCTTCGAGATCAAAGTTCAGGCTGTCAATGGGAAAGGGGACGGACCTGAGCCAGACCCAGTCATTGGCTACTCAGGAGAAAATG TTCCATTGGAGGCTCCAACGAATGTTGGTGTTGAACTAATGAACAGCACTACCATCAAAGTGAACTGGAGGCCAGTAGACAAAGAGACGGTCAGAGGACACCTGCTGGGATACAAG ATCTACTTGACCAGAATCGGCTCCAGGGGCCACCACCGAGGCCGGCGGTCCAGGGAGCCAGAGAGCACTGTGGTGGTGGAGACTGGGCCCAGCGAGGAGAAGAAAGTGATCAGTGATCTCAGACCATACTCCCACTACGCCCTGGCTGTAACTGTATTCAACAGCAAAGGAGAGGGACCCCCCTCTGAGACGATGCCCTTCAAGACTGATGAGGGCG TTCCTGGTCCTCCCATGTCCCTGATGCTGGACAGCCCATCAGAGACAGAAATGACCCTCCACTGGACGCCTCCTGGCCACCCCAATGGAGTCCTTATTGGATATCTACTGCAGTACCAACAGA TTGTGGAGAGTGATGACAGCCCCATGCAGGTAGAGACAATAGACGACCCCACAGTCATCCACCTTACCCTGAAAGGCCTGGACCACTACAGCCACTATCGCTTCTTTGTGAGGGGGCGCACTGCTGCAGGGGACGGAGAGCCCATCATGAGGGAGGGTGCCACCACACTGGATGGAG TGCCTCCTGCCGACATCCACCTGTCTGTTGGGGAAAACTTTGTTAACCTCAGCTGGGTGGCCAAGAAGAGACACAGGAATGTTTGCTTCCAGGTCCACTACCTCAACAAAAATG ATGGCAGTAAATTGAAGAAAACAGAGAAGGTGAACTCCTCTCAGTCTTTCTACCAGCTCCAGGGCCTGACTCCTGGCTCTCATTATCATCTACTCTTCACCTACAGCAACACCACCTTCTTCGAGACTGAAATCAAGACAGAAGGAACAG GAGTGACGGAGGTGCAGCCAAGCTTTGCAACGCAGGGCTGGTTCATTGGTGTTGTGAGCGCCATCGTGCTGCTGCTATTGATACTGCTCATCCTCTGTTTCATCAAGAGGAGTAAAGGGGGGAAGTATTCAG TGAAAGATAAAGAAGAGGGTCCAATGGACTCAGAAGCACGGCCCATGAAGGATGAGACTTTTGGAGAGTACAG TGACCTTGAGGAGAAGTGCACGGCCAGCCTGCCGTCCCTGGGCGAGGAGAGCAAGCTGTGCAGCGAGGACAACCTGGACTTCAACGGCAGCAGTGCCATAACCACTGAGCTCAACATGGATGAGTCTCTGGTCAGCCAGTTCAGTCGGCCCAGCGAGGGTCCAGAGGCGCTGCATGGCCTGCCAGACAACTCCCTGCTCAACCCCACCAATGGCATGCCCAACTCAGTCACCATCCTCGATTAA
- the l1cama gene encoding neural cell adhesion molecule L1.2 isoform X2, with translation MPHTQRQQVCSRGQCSSRLLPLLLLLLSLAAQPSQAAIHIPSNFKRPPMIITHPESVTVFSVEDLVMSCEASGNPLPIFRWTKDGEEFDPGSDPELKVSERPGSFAFYTLSNSMDNLKQYQAKYVCYASNELGTAVSNEATLTTDVPPSQQKEKKVNVKSEEGNSIVLKCNPPQSSMEPIIHWMDWRLHHIQLSERVVVGKDGNLYFAHLTTEDNRNDYTCNVQYLATRTILAKEPITLTVNPSNSVLRNRRPHMMKPTGSHSTYHALRGQTVELECIVQGLPTPQVSWLKKDGEKSESRTIEEMFNRRLRISNISESDGGEYQCIAENSQGKASHTYTVAVEAAPYWIKEPPSQLYAPGETVRLDCLADGIPSPTISWTINGIPLSAIDKDSRRSLTASGSLILKDVNFGDTAIYQCQASNKHGTILINTNVYVIELPPQILTEDGNTYTVPEGKKALLECETFGSPKPKVIWESSSTSSLLADPRMNPLTNGVLEISNVTHDDSGFYTCSVQNTNLSVSVELEVLNRTVILSPPQDLKVQRGNTTIFTCLALVDPKLGSPQIQWRKNDKKIFDSHINEKYTVDGPELKITNVEADDEAVYTCQVITKLDMAEASGTLTIWDSPDPPVLLQITDPKRRAVTLSWTPGDDHNSPVLEYVVEFEDQGSKERGWEELKRVMGNKERASLPLWPYMSYRFRVIAINYVGKSDPSRPSEIHNTPAEAPDNNPEDVRSVSEDPDTLVITWEEMDKRNFNGPDFKYRVFWRRVVGSGPNWHTNYTTTSPFTVKDIGNFSAFEIKVQAVNGKGDGPEPDPVIGYSGENVPLEAPTNVGVELMNSTTIKVNWRPVDKETVRGHLLGYKIYLTRIGSRGHHRGRRSREPESTVVVETGPSEEKKVISDLRPYSHYALAVTVFNSKGEGPPSETMPFKTDEGVPGPPMSLMLDSPSETEMTLHWTPPGHPNGVLIGYLLQYQQIVESDDSPMQVETIDDPTVIHLTLKGLDHYSHYRFFVRGRTAAGDGEPIMREGATTLDGVPPADIHLSVGENFVNLSWVAKKRHRNVCFQVHYLNKNDGSKLKKTEKVNSSQSFYQLQGLTPGSHYHLLFTYSNTTFFETEIKTEGTGVTEVQPSFATQGWFIGVVSAIVLLLLILLILCFIKRSKGGKYSVKDKEEGPMDSEARPMKDETFGEYSDLEEKCTASLPSLGEESKLCSEDNLDFNGSSAITTELNMDESLVSQFSRPSEGPEALHGLPDNSLLNPTNGMPNSVTILD, from the exons TCAAGAGGCCTCCAATGATCATCACACATCCGGAGTCTGTCACCGTCTTTAGTGTTGAAGACCTCGTCATGAGCTGTGAAGCCTCCGGCAACCCTCTACCCAT TTTCCGATGGACAAAGGATGGAGAGGAGTTTGACCCAGGCAGTGACCCAGAGCTGAAGGTTTCTGAGCGCCCTGGCTCATTCGCATTCTACACACTCAGTAATTCTATGGACAACCTGAAGCAGTACCAAGCCAAATATGTCTGCTATGCATCCAATGAGCTGGGGACAGCCGTCTCTAACGAGGCCACACTCACCACTGATG TTCCCCCATCccagcagaaagaaaaaaaggtgaaTGTGAAGTCTGAAGAGGGAAACAGTATTGTTCTGAAGTGTAACCCCCCGCAGAGCTCTATGGAGCCTATCATTCACTGGATGGACTGGA GGCTACACCATATCCAACTGAGTGAACGGGTGGTGGTGGGGAAGGATGGCAACCTATACTTTGCCCATCTGACAACTGAAGACAACAGGAATGACTACACCTGCAATGTCCAGTACCTGGCGACACGCACCATTCTGGCAAAGGAACCCATCACTCTGACTGTAAACCCCT CCAACTCTGTACTGCGGAACAGGAGGCCCCACATGATGAAACCTACTGGAAGCCACAGCACTTACCATGCTCTCAGGGGCCAGACTGTGGAGCTTGAGTGCATCGTCCAAggcct tCCAACTCCCCAAGTTTCGTGGCTGAAGAAGGATGGCGAGAAGTCTGAATCTCGGACCATTGAAGAAATGTTCAACCGCCGCCTGCGCATCAGTAATATCTCAGAGAGTGACGGTGGCGAGTACCAGTGTATAGCTGAGAACTCCCAAGGGAAGGCCAGCCACACTTACACTGTGGCTGTGGAAg CGGCTCCCTACTGGATCAAGGAGCCACCCAGTCAGTTATATGCCCCAGGTGAGACAGTCAGACTAGACTGCCTGGCAGACGGCATCCCCTCTCCTACCATCAGCTGGACGATCAACGGGATCCCCCTCTCAG CAATTGACAAGGACTCCAGACGTTCTCTGACAGCAAGCGGATCTCTAATCCTAAAGGATGTAAACTTTGGAGACACTGCCATCTACCAGTGCCAGGCCTCCAACAAACATGGAACCATTCTCATCAACACCAATGTCTACGTCATTG AGCTGCCTCCCCAGATCCTTACTGAGGATGGGAATACATACACAGTTCCAGAGGGCAAGAAGGCTTTACTGGAATGTGAGACCTTTGGCTCTCCTAAACCTAAAGTCATATG ggagagcagcagcaccTCCTCCCTTCTGGCGGATCCCAGAATGAACCCGCTCACCAACGGAGTGCTTGAGATCTCTAATGTCACCCACGACGATTCAGGCTTCTACACCTGCTCTGTACAGAACACCAACTTGTCTGTCAGTGTCGAACTGGAAGTGCTCA ACAGGACAGTGATCCTGTCACCTCCACAGGATCTGAAGGTGCAGCGTGGAAACACAACAATCTTCACTTGTCTGGCCCTTGTTGACCCTAAACTCGGCTCTCCACAAATTCAGTGGAGAAAGAACGATAAAAAGATATTTGACTCCCACATTAATGAAAA ATACACAGTTGATGGACCAGAGCTGAAAATAACTAATGTGGAAGCAGATGATGAGGCTGTGTACACCTGTCAGGTCATCACTAAGCTTGACATGGCTGAAGCCAGTGGCACTCTCACTATATGGG ATAGTCCAGACCCTCCTGTCCTCCTCCAGATCACTGACCCTAAGCGTCGTGCAGTCACCCTCAGCTGGACTCCTGGAGACGACCACAACAGCCCTGTGCTAG agtATGTGGTTGAGTTTGAGGACCAAGGTTCGAAGGAGAGAGGTTGGGAAGAGCTGAAGAGAGTAATGGGAAACAAGGAGCGTGCTAGCCTACCTCTGTGGCCCTATATGTCCTACCGTTTCCGGGTCATTGCCATCAATTATGTGGGAAAGAGTGACCCTAGCAGGCCATCTGAAATCCACAACACACCTGCTGAAG CTCCAGACAATAACCCGGAAGATGTTAGGAGTGTATCTGAAGACCCAGACACTCTGGTCATCACCTGGGAG GAAATGGACAAACGTAACTTCAATGGACCTGACTTCAAGTATCGGGTGTTCTGGAGGCGAGTGGTGGGCAGTGGGCCCAACTGGCACACCAACTACACAACCACATCACCATTCACAGTCAAAGACATTGGCAACTTTTCTGCCTTCGAGATCAAAGTTCAGGCTGTCAATGGGAAAGGGGACGGACCTGAGCCAGACCCAGTCATTGGCTACTCAGGAGAAAATG TTCCATTGGAGGCTCCAACGAATGTTGGTGTTGAACTAATGAACAGCACTACCATCAAAGTGAACTGGAGGCCAGTAGACAAAGAGACGGTCAGAGGACACCTGCTGGGATACAAG ATCTACTTGACCAGAATCGGCTCCAGGGGCCACCACCGAGGCCGGCGGTCCAGGGAGCCAGAGAGCACTGTGGTGGTGGAGACTGGGCCCAGCGAGGAGAAGAAAGTGATCAGTGATCTCAGACCATACTCCCACTACGCCCTGGCTGTAACTGTATTCAACAGCAAAGGAGAGGGACCCCCCTCTGAGACGATGCCCTTCAAGACTGATGAGGGCG TTCCTGGTCCTCCCATGTCCCTGATGCTGGACAGCCCATCAGAGACAGAAATGACCCTCCACTGGACGCCTCCTGGCCACCCCAATGGAGTCCTTATTGGATATCTACTGCAGTACCAACAGA TTGTGGAGAGTGATGACAGCCCCATGCAGGTAGAGACAATAGACGACCCCACAGTCATCCACCTTACCCTGAAAGGCCTGGACCACTACAGCCACTATCGCTTCTTTGTGAGGGGGCGCACTGCTGCAGGGGACGGAGAGCCCATCATGAGGGAGGGTGCCACCACACTGGATGGAG TGCCTCCTGCCGACATCCACCTGTCTGTTGGGGAAAACTTTGTTAACCTCAGCTGGGTGGCCAAGAAGAGACACAGGAATGTTTGCTTCCAGGTCCACTACCTCAACAAAAATG ATGGCAGTAAATTGAAGAAAACAGAGAAGGTGAACTCCTCTCAGTCTTTCTACCAGCTCCAGGGCCTGACTCCTGGCTCTCATTATCATCTACTCTTCACCTACAGCAACACCACCTTCTTCGAGACTGAAATCAAGACAGAAGGAACAG GAGTGACGGAGGTGCAGCCAAGCTTTGCAACGCAGGGCTGGTTCATTGGTGTTGTGAGCGCCATCGTGCTGCTGCTATTGATACTGCTCATCCTCTGTTTCATCAAGAGGAGTAAAGGGGGGAAGTATTCAG TGAAAGATAAAGAAGAGGGTCCAATGGACTCAGAAGCACGGCCCATGAAGGATGAGACTTTTGGAGAGTACAG TGACCTTGAGGAGAAGTGCACGGCCAGCCTGCCGTCCCTGGGCGAGGAGAGCAAGCTGTGCAGCGAGGACAACCTGGACTTCAACGGCAGCAGTGCCATAACCACTGAGCTCAACATGGATGAGTCTCTGGTCAGCCAGTTCAGTCGGCCCAGCGAGGGTCCAGAGGCGCTGCATGGCCTGCCAGACAACTCCCTGCTCAACCCCACCAATGGCATGCCCAACTCAGTCACCATCCTCGATTAA